Proteins encoded within one genomic window of Ailuropoda melanoleuca isolate Jingjing chromosome 16, ASM200744v2, whole genome shotgun sequence:
- the LOC100473749 gene encoding cationic amino acid transporter 3, with amino-acid sequence MLCQALRRFGRKLVSRRPLEPPVAETAPARSLSTLDLVALGVGRTVGIGVYILAGEMAGSQAGPAIVICLLVAGLTSLLAGLCYAEFGARVPYSGSSYLYTYVTMGEIWAFITGWNLILSNVASIAIRIWAWTLALDHLFGNKIFQAFQETISPHVPGVFAEILGFFVMFLVLLLLELLTWNMKQLSLFTNVVTSVNILVLSFVIMSGFMKGDLHNWKLTEEDYVQAGLNDTSGLGPLGSGGFMPFGFQGLLRGSATCFYAFVSFSIIITKVEEAQNPERSIPMGIVISLLISSLVYFGVFSALTLMVPYYQLRPGSTLPEAFLHIGWAPAYYAVAFGFFCSVSARFSVFMFPIHRVICMMAQDGLLFPVLARIQTRIHARIVSTVSFGIIAAIMTFFFGFTDLLDLISFGGLLVFSLLAFSVLILRYEPEMQNGGNEAQVQEENGGNEVQMQEENGPAAEKLTLQGLFFPGSPTPTPLSGRVVYVCSSLLALLLTLLCLVLAHWPGLLSGDPGPITVVVLLLTLITGITVVIWRQPQSSTPLPFKVPALPLLPLLSIFVNVCLLMQMTAATWARFGVWMLIGFVIYFASGIHHSLKGPNSRS; translated from the coding sequence ATGCTGTGTCAGGCACTTCGCAGATTTGGTAGAAAGCTGGTAAGCAGACGTCCACTGGAGCCACCTGTGGCTGAAACTGCCCCTGCCAGAAGCCTGAGCACTCTGGATTTAGTGGCCTTGGGTGTGGGCCGCACAGTGGGTATAGGTGTGTACATTCTGGCTGGTGAGATGGCTGGCAGTCAAGCAGGACCAGCCATTGTGATCTGCTTGTTGGTGGCAGGCCTAACTTCATTGTTGGCTGGGCTGTGCTATGCAGAGTTTGGTGCCCGGGTTCCCTATTCTGGCTCTTCATATCTCTACACCTATGTCACTATGGGTGAAATCTGGGCTTTCATCACTGGCTGGAACCTCATCCTCTCCAATGTTGCTTCTATAGCCATTAGGATCTGGGCCTGGACCTTAGCGTTGGACCACCTTTTTGGGAACAAGATTTTTCAGGCCTTCCAAGAGACCATTTCACCACATGTTCCCGGTGTCTTTGCAGAAATTCTAGGCTTCTTTGTTATGTTCCTTGTGTTATTGCTCTTGGAATTGCTGACTTGGAACATGAAGCAGCTTTCCCTGTTTACCAATGTGGTCACATCAGTGAACATTTTGGTTCTCAGTTTTGTCATCATGTCTGGCTTCATGAAGGGGGACTTGCACAATTGGAAGCTCACAGAAGAGGACTACGTACAGGCTGGACTCAATGACACGTCTGGCTTGGGCCCTCTGGGCTCTGGAGGATTCATGCCTTTTGGCTTCCAGGGGCTTCTCCGAGGATCAGCTACCTGTTTCTATGCATTTGTAAGTTTCAGCATTATTATTACCAAAGTTGAAGAAGCCCAAAACCCTGAGCGTTCCATCCCCATGGGCATCGTGATTTCACTTCTCATCAGCTCTTTGGTGTATTTTGGTGTCTTTTCGGCACTTACACTTATGGTGCCTTACTACCAGCTTCGACCAGGGAGCACCTTGCCTGAGGCATTTCTCCATATTGGCTGGGCCCCTGCCTACTACGCTGTAGCTTTTGGATTTTTCTGTAGTGTTTCTGCAAGGTTCTCAGTCTTTATGTTCCCCATACATCGGGTGATATGTATGATGGCACAGGATGGCCTGCTGTTCCCTGTCCTTGCCAGGATCCAAACCAGGATACACGCCCGCATCGTGTCCACTGTAAGCTTTGGCATTATTGCAGCAATCATGACATTCTTCTTTGGATTCACTGATCTCTTGGACCTCATTTCATTTGGGGGGCTGCTAGTTTTCTCCCTACTGGCTTTTAGTGTTCTCATCCTCAGGTATGAGCCTGAGATGCAGAATGGGGGAAATGAAGCACAGGTGCAGGAGGAGAACGGGGGAAATGAAGTGCAGATGCAGGAGGAGAATGGACCTGCAGCAGAGAAGCTGACTCTACAGGGACTGTTTTTTccaggcagccccacccccactccactctCTGGCCGGGTTGTCTATGTTTGCTCCTCACTGCTTGCTCTGCTGCTGACTCTCCTCTGCCTGGTGCTGGCCCACTGGCCAGGTCTGCTTTCTGGAGACCCAGGTCCCATCACAGTAGTCGTGCTGCTCCTGACGCTCATCACTGGGATCACTGTGGTCATCTGGAGACAGCCACAGAGctccactccccttccctttaaggtccctgctctgcctctcctcccactcctgagCATCTTTGTGAATGTTTGCCTTTTGATGCAGATGACAGCTGCCACCTGGGCCCGGTTTGGTGTCTGGATGCTGATTGGGTTTGTTATCTACTTCGCCTCTGGGATTCATCACAGCCTTAAGGGCCCAAACAGTAGATCTTGA